The following coding sequences lie in one Cucurbita pepo subsp. pepo cultivar mu-cu-16 chromosome LG13, ASM280686v2, whole genome shotgun sequence genomic window:
- the LOC111808605 gene encoding protein ACCUMULATION AND REPLICATION OF CHLOROPLASTS 3, whose translation MVPLITELPVINGFHPLLRSSLCPCPCSSIRSLFFRRRKMFLGLAGYRNSYPFLSTTANSSLSNAAGRANMEKDFWDDYEFVEVIGIGSRKEAVLDFCLESALRISSLRFWQIVKHDSLKVQLLQRFIGKDYNPRMIDVPLSLQSCSKAVILVVSAGYGLDYSAAVDILRTVRSANGFTVTIVLKPFSFEGQRRQDEVKHLVGRLKEHTSFLIDIDTDRLLEKDLVTLDEAVRSANNAVLMAINSISIIKSEMLTKFIDEPQNSVKELGVIDVMEILENLKEGKIGFGAGHNFRTSVLKSIYDCPFLSVHLKDLKGAVLCIVASSSIIDDDDKSTLLKTFREVTAYTGKVILSIIQDLNLEPNFLMTTILIVGSTKQQSSKSSSILSRLAQRFPSVFKLLWKPQEPLEEAEESDMPEDANPSNVRESSDSDMVITQIASGGLDKDFYPDPENLQTTFNYSDLLSSRGTNDSDFEQPEAGIVETDVNSLPFSNAVSRGASFRRDPLHRWNLGPAHQIAQQWARERAADAELASAFDSISIFDLPVGVRPSEELKDKSTPNPEMKYEKKSKASITTSRFSSQTSLTDTSLEVIKEFYDTSSAFLRGKSPDLPKKQGLLSARAASMLEAERDSPKKWSPVMELQYRGGVYRGRCQGGLPEGKGRLVLQDGSIYDGMWRYGMRSGQGTVYFNNGDMFQGSWRDDVMHGKGWFYFHTGDRWFANFWKGKAYGEGRFYSKSGDVLFGHFQDGWRHGDFLCINVDGSRYIEVWSEGYLMGRENLESGADTA comes from the exons ATGGTGCCACTCATAACGGAGCTTCCTGTAATCAATGGCTTTCACCCATTGCTCCGTTCCTCCTTATGCCCATGCCCTTGTTCCTCAATTCGCAGCCTCTTCTTTCGCCGCCGGAAGATGTTTCTCGGGTTGGCTGGATATCGGAATTCCTACCCGTTTCTGAGTACTACAGCGAACAGTTCTTTGTCAAATGCTGCTGGAAGGGCCAATATGGAGAAGGATTTCTGGGATGATTATGAGTTCGTGGAAGTGATTGGCATTGGCAGTAGGAAGGAAGCCGTACTTGATTTTTGTCTCGAGTCGGCTCTCAGGATTTCATCTCTGCGATTTTG GCAAATCGTAAAGCATGATTCTCTAAAAGTGCAACTACTTCAGAGATTCATTGGAAAAg ATTATAACCCAAGGATGATTGACGTTCCACTGTCACTACAATCATGTTCGAAGGCTGTTATACTT GTGGTTAGTGCTGGATATGGCTTGGATTACTCTGCAGCTGTTGATATTCTTAGAACCGTAAGATCTGCAAATGGATTTACTGTAACAATTGTCTTAAAGCCTTTTAGCTTTGAAGGGCAAAGGCGCCAGGATGAG GTTAAACATCTGGTAGGAAGGCTAAAGGAACATACAAGCTTCTTAATCG ATATTGACACCGATAGACTACTTGAAAAGGACTTGGTGACTCTTGATGAGGCTGTGAGATCTGCTAATAATGCTGTCTTGATGGCTATAAATTCAATATCCATTATCAAGTCT GAAATGTTGACTAAGTTCATAGATGAGCCTCAGAATAGTGTGAAAGAGCTTGGTGTTATAGACGTCATGGAA ATTTTGGAGAACCTTAAAGAAGGAAAGATTGGATTTGGAGCCGGTCACAACTTTCGGACCTCAGTCTTAAAGTCAATTTATGACTGCCCTTTCCTCAGTGTGCATTTAAAG GATTTGAAAGGTGCGGTTTTATGCATCGTGGCAAGCTCAAGTATTATTGATGACGATGATAAAAGTACCCTGTTGAAAACTTTTCGTGAAGTTACAGCATATACAGGAAAAGTTATATTATCCATAATTCAAGATCTAAATCTGGAGCCCAACTTTCTCATGACAACCATCCTTATTGTTGg CTCAACAAAGCAGCAATCTTCCAAAAGTAGTAGCATTTTATCAAGATTGGCCCAGCGTTTCCCTTCGGTTTTCAAGCTTTTATGGAAACCTCAAGAACCATTAGAGGAAGCTGAAGAAAGTGATATGCCTGAAGATGCAAATCCTTCCAATGTAAGAGAGTCATCAGACTCTGATATGGTCATAACTCAAATTGCTTCAGGGGGCTTGGATAAAGATTTTTATCCAGATCCTGAAAATCTCCAGACAACATTCAACTACAGTGATTTATTAAGTTCAAG GGGAACAAATGACAGTGATTTTGAACAACCTGAGGCTGGAATAGTAGAAACTGATGTGAATTCTTTGCCTTTCAGCAATGCAGTTAGTAGAG GAGCTTCTTTTCGCAGAGACCCCCTCCACAGATGGAATTTGGGTCCAGCACATCAGATTGCACAGCAGTGGGCTAGGGAAAGAGCTGCTGATGCTGAATTGGCTTCTGCATTTGACAGTATAAGCATATTTGACCTCCCAGTTGGGGTGAGACCTTCAGAAGAGTTGAAAGATAAATCCACTCCAAATCCAGAGATGAAATATGAGAAGAAATCTAAAGCTTCAATTACTACTTCCAGATTTTCGTCTCAGACTTCGTTAACTGATACTAGTTTAGAAGTGATTAAGGAATTTTACGATACCTCATCTGCATTTTTAAGAGGGAAATCTCCTGACCTTCCTAAGAAGCAAGGACTTCTGTCTGCTCGTGCTGCATCAATGCTG GAAGCCGAGCGAGATTCACCTAAAAAGTGGAGTCCTGTTATGGAGTTGCAGTACAGAGGCGGCGTTTACAGGGGACGATGCCAAGGAGGGCTTCCCGAAGGGAAG GGCCGTCTAGTACTTCAAGATGGGAGCATATATGATGGTATGTGGCGCTATGGTATGAGATCAGGTCAAGGTACAGTCTACTTCAACAATGGAGATATGTTTCAAGGATCATGGAGAGATGATGTCATGCATGGAAAG GGCTGGTTTTATTTTCACACAGGGGATCGATGGTTTGCAAACTTCTGGAAGGGAAAGGCTTATGGAGAAGGTCGCTTCTACTCAAAGTCAGGTGATGTTCTATTTGGACATTTCCAAGATGGTTGGCGTCATGGCGACTTTCTTTGCATTAATGTTGACGGTTCAAG ATACATAGAAGTTTGGAGTGAAGGTTATCTTATGGGACGTGAGAATTTGGAGTCCGGTGCTGATACAGCATAA